The Drosophila santomea strain STO CAGO 1482 unplaced genomic scaffold, Prin_Dsan_1.1 Segkk57_quiver_pilon_scaf, whole genome shotgun sequence genome has a segment encoding these proteins:
- the LOC122756591 gene encoding histone-lysine N-methyltransferase SETMAR-like, whose translation MEFTNAEIRAILKFSFVKGKSARETFREINGVLGDGTLSLRTAEEWFRRFRAGENDTMDKPAGGRPVTTNTDQIMEYIELDRHVASRDIAQEMGVSHQTILNHLQKAGYKKKLDVWVPHDLTQKNLLDRINACDMLLKRNELDPFLKRMVTGDKKWITYDNIKRKRSWSKAGESSQTVAKPGLTARKVLLCVWWD comes from the coding sequence ATGGAGTTCACTAACGCCGAAATTCGCgctattttaaagttttccttCGTTAAAGGCAAATCCGCTAGAGAAACGTTCCGTGAGATTAATGGTGTTTTGGGGGATGGTACTCTATCACTTCGAACCGCGGAGGAATGGTTTCGACGATTCAGAGCCGGTGAAAACGACACCATGGATAAGCCAGCCGGCGGAAGACCTGTGACGACAAATACCGATCAAATCATGGAATACATCGAGTTAGACCGGCATGTGGCATCTCGTGACATCGCCCAGGAGATGGGAGTTAGTCACCAAACCATTTTAAACCATCTGCAGAAGGctggatacaaaaaaaagcttGATGTTTGGGTGCCGCATGATTTGACGCAAAAAAACCTTCTGGACCGAATCAACGCCTGCGATATGCTGCTGAAACGGAACGAACTCGACCCATTCTTGAAGCGGATGGTGACTGGCGACAAAAAATGGATCACATACGACAATATCAAGCGAAAACGGTCGTGGTCGAAGGCCGGTGAATCGTCCCAAACAGTGGCCAAGCCGGGATTGACGGCCAGGAAGgttttgctgtgtgtttgGTGGGATTGA